The Halosimplex litoreum genome has a window encoding:
- a CDS encoding 30S ribosomal protein S4e, translating into MTKHQKRLSVPNSWPIERKTETFTVKADAGPHGEAGVPLLIVLRDVLGYADTRKEARYALDQDSVLINGKAVSDEERPVGMFDILAFVERDEYYRVFPGDGGRLALTPIDAEAADSALGKIVNKQHVPGGDVQLTLHDGQTLVVDEGDPYDGGDSVVVSNDDGEIVAHFEYEEGALVTAVDGAHAGEVGTVETIQVTPGSASNNVLVEQDDADGFETVEEYVVVIDENFTDDEGEGPEDVTEEAAADVEDGGDDE; encoded by the coding sequence ATGACGAAACATCAGAAGCGACTCTCGGTGCCGAACAGCTGGCCGATCGAGCGCAAGACCGAGACGTTCACCGTCAAGGCCGACGCCGGTCCCCACGGCGAGGCGGGGGTTCCCCTGCTCATCGTCCTGCGGGACGTGCTCGGCTACGCGGACACCCGCAAAGAGGCGCGCTACGCCCTCGACCAGGACAGCGTCCTGATCAACGGCAAGGCCGTCTCCGACGAGGAGCGTCCGGTCGGGATGTTCGACATCCTCGCGTTCGTCGAGCGCGACGAGTACTACCGCGTGTTCCCCGGCGACGGCGGTCGGCTCGCGCTGACCCCGATCGACGCCGAGGCCGCGGACTCGGCGCTCGGCAAGATCGTGAACAAACAGCACGTCCCCGGCGGGGACGTGCAGCTGACCCTGCACGACGGCCAGACGCTGGTCGTCGACGAGGGCGACCCCTACGACGGCGGTGACTCCGTGGTCGTCTCGAACGACGACGGCGAGATCGTCGCGCACTTCGAGTACGAGGAGGGCGCGCTGGTGACGGCCGTCGACGGCGCCCACGCTGGCGAGGTCGGCACGGTCGAGACCATCCAGGTCACGCCCGGCAGCGCCTCCAACAACGTGCTCGTCGAGCAGGACGACGCCGATGGCTTCGAGACGGTCGAGGAGTACGTCGTCGTCATCGACGAGAACTTCACCGACGACGAGGGCGAAGGCCCCGAGGACGTGACCGAGGAGGCCGCGGCCGACGTCGAAGACGGAGGTGACGACGAATGA